A part of Paenibacillus sp. 481 genomic DNA contains:
- a CDS encoding AMP-binding protein — MATNNTTSIQHDTDSIVNMLELRAQRTPHGIAYGMLDAHFNLTEITYSELFVRVTTCSARLSTLNVAEGDRCLLMFHQGIDFIVSFLACHRIGAIPVPCNMVSRHKSLVKWENVAKSAQANCIITDRNSVSTVEQCIQHSEVLSSLPIYAEDGEPVANAVTGFNELALLQYTSGSTGDPKGVMVTHSSLMNNLKQLDAKFEFNERSVMVSWLPFYHDMGLIIGILQGLYSGYKVILMKPVDFMQQPLLWLRAISTYGATHTGAPNFAYELIADKLLHGTANELEGVTLKSLERAFCGAEPIHLNTLHKFNQAAKSYGLKEHVLCPGYGLAEASLVVSTYCVGQKVGWLKLNRSELQRGMVSILDRGVVDDTLHLPDEWATDETFLVGNGFVIDEHELCVRNPDDGTELGVQAIGEVCFSGPSVTKGYWNRAAETNSAFLCDDTNGQVYLRTGDLGFKDTNGELYMAGRIKDLIIIRGMNYYPQDIERTSFLADDDLRTDGAAAFSIHHDGEEKLVLIQEVNRTAVRNLQCDKWARQIRDAVLQVHGIPVETIVFIPPMHVPRTTSGKIQRSKAKLMYVNGEWSKVLGVFSAEQVRKDLAAVNGAANGAFNRAVNGAVNGIFTNQEELADYMIGLVANQLAVPATEIDRSISFTELGINSMMSLSMRNSLEQALGCTVPATALFNYNTVAQMSEYLLARTAGNGHIARQQLANEPATNRAVSSSEWDNCSEEELFELLKQELGGAINV; from the coding sequence ATGGCTACCAATAACACGACGAGTATACAACACGACACCGACTCTATTGTTAACATGTTGGAACTGAGAGCACAGCGTACTCCGCATGGAATCGCGTACGGAATGCTCGACGCCCATTTTAATTTAACCGAAATCACCTATTCAGAACTGTTCGTTAGAGTAACGACATGTTCTGCTCGTCTCTCCACTTTAAACGTGGCGGAAGGGGATCGCTGTCTGCTGATGTTTCATCAGGGAATTGATTTCATCGTATCGTTTCTTGCTTGCCATCGCATTGGGGCAATTCCTGTCCCTTGCAATATGGTAAGCCGTCATAAATCGCTTGTGAAATGGGAGAATGTAGCTAAAAGTGCACAGGCAAATTGCATTATTACAGACCGAAACAGTGTTTCTACTGTGGAACAATGTATACAACATAGTGAAGTTTTGAGTTCCTTGCCTATCTATGCGGAAGATGGGGAACCGGTTGCTAACGCTGTGACAGGATTTAACGAACTCGCTTTATTGCAATACACATCCGGTTCCACTGGAGATCCGAAAGGAGTGATGGTTACTCACTCCTCACTCATGAATAATTTAAAGCAGCTCGACGCTAAATTTGAGTTTAACGAGCGCAGCGTTATGGTGAGTTGGCTTCCTTTTTACCATGATATGGGCTTGATTATCGGAATTCTACAAGGGTTGTATTCGGGTTATAAAGTTATTTTGATGAAGCCTGTTGATTTTATGCAGCAGCCGCTGCTGTGGCTGCGGGCCATTTCAACTTATGGAGCGACTCATACTGGAGCGCCAAATTTTGCTTATGAACTGATTGCTGACAAACTGCTACATGGTACTGCGAACGAATTGGAAGGTGTGACGTTAAAAAGTTTGGAGCGAGCTTTTTGTGGGGCTGAACCGATTCACTTGAATACGCTGCACAAATTTAATCAAGCTGCTAAGTCATATGGGCTCAAGGAACATGTATTATGTCCAGGATACGGTTTGGCGGAGGCTTCCCTCGTGGTGTCAACCTATTGTGTAGGGCAAAAAGTAGGCTGGCTAAAACTGAATAGAAGCGAGCTTCAGCGTGGTATGGTGTCTATTTTAGATAGAGGAGTGGTAGATGACACGCTGCACCTGCCTGATGAATGGGCCACAGACGAGACGTTCTTGGTCGGTAACGGATTTGTTATCGATGAACATGAACTATGCGTACGAAATCCTGACGATGGAACGGAATTAGGCGTTCAGGCCATCGGCGAAGTGTGCTTCTCGGGACCTTCGGTTACTAAAGGCTACTGGAATCGTGCAGCGGAAACGAACAGCGCATTTTTGTGTGATGACACGAATGGCCAGGTATATTTAAGAACAGGTGATTTAGGTTTTAAAGATACAAATGGCGAGCTTTATATGGCAGGTAGAATAAAGGATTTGATCATTATTAGGGGGATGAACTATTACCCTCAAGATATTGAGCGCACATCATTTCTTGCCGATGATGACTTACGGACAGACGGTGCTGCTGCTTTTTCTATTCACCACGATGGCGAAGAAAAGCTCGTTCTCATTCAGGAAGTGAACCGCACGGCTGTCCGAAATTTGCAGTGCGACAAATGGGCAAGGCAAATAAGGGACGCTGTCCTTCAAGTGCATGGTATTCCGGTGGAGACGATCGTCTTTATTCCACCGATGCACGTTCCGCGCACGACAAGCGGAAAGATTCAGCGGAGCAAAGCGAAGCTGATGTATGTAAATGGCGAATGGAGCAAAGTACTAGGCGTCTTTTCGGCGGAGCAAGTGCGAAAAGATTTGGCTGCTGTTAACGGAGCGGCTAACGGTGCATTTAATCGAGCAGTTAACGGAGCAGTTAACGGGATATTTACTAATCAAGAAGAGCTAGCCGACTATATGATCGGACTTGTTGCGAATCAGCTCGCTGTTCCAGCGACTGAAATCGATCGCAGTATCTCTTTTACGGAACTTGGCATTAACTCCATGATGTCGCTGTCTATGCGCAATTCACTTGAGCAGGCATTGGGTTGCACTGTTCCAGCAACTGCACTCTTTAACTACAATACAGTAGCGCAGATGAGTGAATATTTGCTCGCTCGTACCGCTGGCAACGGCCATATTGCTAGGCAGCAGCTGGCGAATGAGCCCGCAACGAATCGCGCTGTATCGTCATCCGAGTGGGACAATTGCTCGGAGGAGGAGCTGTTTGAACTGCTGAAACAAGAACTAGGAGGAGCGATCAATGTCTGA
- a CDS encoding non-ribosomal peptide synthetase, producing MTQNSTVTITDLVARLQGEGVSLWVEDGKLRYRAPQGVLAASDLQTLKQHKTVILELLELQHKPMAVKDDPKSRFEPFPLTDVQSAYLLGRSEVFGYGGVACHIYLELHYPELEHSGVEEVWNKLVARHDMLRAIIDKNGYQQVMESVPRLQVGLTDASRWEHDQVEAKLEHIREEMGHRMYDTERWPLFDVAVTNTRNHAVLHFSIEFLIADWASIWLLLSEFEAMYNNAELKLPESPLRFRDYLIAERSLRETIAYSKDKDYWFRRMDELPPAPDLPLARLQHQAGSARFTRRYLQMDAHSWNNFKQQAQKRGLTPTTAVMTAYAAVMERWSRSNSFCLNLTVLNRLPLHPDVNHIVGDFTSVSLLAIDWRADQSFHEQAKSINSQLFEDLDHRLFSGVEVLREISRRRGREAALMPIVFTSALGLVEPTEGNDLIGKVEGHGISQTPQVFIDCQAMDRASGLQVNWDIRQGVFPDGMTDDMFDAFESLLRVLASNEQAWDECVSVALPDWQVSERTNMNDTAAPLPDHMLHSGILEQAAASPDRIAVVDREGQTTYGELMLRASAIREQLIATGCQQQDRVAIVMDKSVHQIAAVLGVLSAGAVYVPIDTQQPELRRTAIVQKTGVRHVLTCGTCEIQWPDNLTVIEVDKLQPHREHTLVAEGNPDLPAYIIHTSGSTGQPKGVVITHRAAGNTINDMNERFNVGPDDTLLGLAQLSFDLSVYDIFGILSAGGTLVFPAVDRLTDPSHWAELMTKYEVTIWNTVPALMQMLLAYLNVEQHVSLPKFRLAWLSGDWIPLTLPDTLIQRVPSVQVISLGGATEASIWSIFHTYKGLQPDWSNIPYGRPLANQGFRILDASMRDCAVWVTGELYITGDGLAQGYFGDEETTEARFFVHPVDGQRLYRTGDMGRYTPGGEIEFIGREDNQVKIKGHRIELGEIESALQKHPAIATAAVVVDGTGDDKSLLGVVETIRIKERRRDQEQAELDQMTSGIDELFVRAADGQEAESTLKALHQSVITLLQRIAKNNVGRTLRMLQLGTASAISVEKVAAGLEGCEVDYWCTERTSDLVSQAKETTQWEASSKVRFCVFNVEEDYRAQGIAPNSFDVVIADFALGGVRDISRAESSLTELICAGGWMALTEITDDHSTLSEWQTFRSPEATNEVWKYFCPAQGVQLFMKRVKLDRRHVYVPELVHFLSHYMPAHMMTSNIQIVDALPLTSNGKINRRELVKWKIQALTGDVDAQTESLPQDDLEQLVSQLWAEALGMPTIRTTDNFYHHGADSLIMAQVAGKLRERLASEPIRIDIPFDALLRQMLNYPTVAALAQFVRLQTKKTDLTCNELVPTRQTKSSSNAVLTTYGGGDKGLLRVVFHAGLGTMNCFQLLLSHLNEQQRGPVVGITVEDIDLYCALDHAGLIEHLADDYAARLLDTGHRKMQLIGYCLGGLIAVEVARRLLEKGIQVEDLVLIDSHPVLYHIEDDLVIETLFVPNLNISLEQAGFSGVDAANFERGLLHMFESNNKSVPDGATLTIEGDPGLDQVGNLFRNLSALTTRERFTAYTDAVATFNGNTMPVEMAEGLFKVYRQSLKSACFTPQPYVGDIRFLLAQEAFTLLPGTNDMTLQYWGDVCLGQFTVQEIAGNHFTCIESEQNASDLAKVIEQVLV from the coding sequence ATGACACAGAACAGCACAGTAACTATTACTGATTTGGTGGCACGTCTCCAAGGAGAAGGCGTTTCTCTATGGGTAGAGGATGGTAAGTTGCGATACAGGGCACCACAGGGTGTATTGGCGGCCAGTGATTTACAGACTTTAAAACAGCACAAGACGGTTATATTGGAATTGCTTGAGTTACAACATAAACCGATGGCGGTAAAGGATGATCCGAAGTCTAGATTTGAGCCTTTTCCGCTGACAGATGTGCAGTCTGCCTATTTGCTTGGCCGAAGTGAGGTATTCGGGTATGGCGGTGTAGCTTGTCATATTTATCTTGAACTTCATTACCCCGAGCTGGAGCATAGCGGTGTCGAGGAAGTGTGGAATAAGCTAGTTGCACGTCATGATATGCTACGTGCGATCATAGACAAGAACGGCTATCAACAAGTTATGGAAAGTGTACCACGACTTCAGGTAGGCCTTACTGATGCGAGTCGTTGGGAGCATGATCAGGTCGAAGCAAAGCTGGAGCATATTCGTGAAGAAATGGGTCACCGCATGTACGATACAGAACGTTGGCCGTTATTCGACGTTGCCGTGACGAATACACGAAACCATGCTGTACTGCACTTTTCAATTGAATTTCTGATTGCTGACTGGGCGAGCATTTGGCTGCTCCTCTCGGAATTCGAAGCGATGTATAACAACGCGGAATTAAAGCTTCCCGAGAGTCCGCTCCGCTTCCGAGACTATCTCATCGCCGAGCGCAGCCTGAGAGAAACGATTGCTTACTCCAAGGACAAAGACTATTGGTTCCGTAGAATGGATGAATTGCCTCCGGCGCCGGATCTGCCGCTGGCGAGGCTTCAACATCAAGCTGGTAGCGCACGGTTCACCCGTCGCTATTTGCAAATGGATGCGCACAGCTGGAACAACTTCAAACAACAAGCGCAGAAGCGCGGTCTGACACCGACGACCGCGGTGATGACGGCCTATGCGGCTGTAATGGAGCGTTGGAGCCGCAGCAATTCGTTCTGTCTGAATCTTACTGTGTTGAACAGACTCCCTTTGCATCCTGATGTTAATCATATTGTGGGTGATTTTACTTCGGTCAGTCTGCTTGCTATAGACTGGCGTGCCGATCAATCTTTCCACGAACAAGCGAAATCAATCAATAGCCAGTTGTTTGAGGATTTGGATCATCGGCTATTTTCTGGGGTTGAAGTGCTTAGGGAAATATCCCGCAGGCGTGGACGAGAAGCGGCGTTGATGCCAATCGTGTTCACGAGCGCTCTCGGGCTAGTCGAGCCGACAGAAGGCAATGATTTGATCGGGAAGGTTGAGGGGCACGGAATTAGCCAGACGCCGCAAGTATTTATTGACTGTCAGGCGATGGATAGAGCGTCAGGTCTTCAGGTGAACTGGGATATTCGGCAGGGCGTGTTCCCCGATGGAATGACAGACGATATGTTTGATGCATTTGAGTCGCTGTTGCGTGTGCTGGCTAGCAACGAACAGGCTTGGGATGAATGCGTATCCGTAGCGCTGCCAGATTGGCAAGTCAGCGAGCGGACGAACATGAACGATACGGCCGCGCCATTACCGGATCATATGCTACACAGTGGGATACTGGAGCAGGCCGCAGCATCTCCAGATCGAATTGCCGTTGTGGACCGTGAAGGGCAGACCACGTACGGAGAGCTTATGCTGCGAGCCTCAGCAATCCGTGAACAATTGATAGCTACGGGCTGTCAACAGCAAGACAGAGTCGCCATTGTGATGGACAAATCGGTGCATCAGATCGCAGCAGTGCTGGGCGTGTTGTCTGCCGGAGCTGTCTATGTTCCCATTGACACGCAACAACCGGAACTGCGCAGAACAGCGATTGTACAAAAAACAGGTGTCCGCCATGTGCTCACTTGTGGAACTTGCGAGATCCAATGGCCTGACAACTTGACGGTTATTGAAGTGGACAAGCTGCAGCCGCATCGGGAACACACGCTTGTGGCCGAAGGGAATCCCGATTTGCCAGCTTACATCATTCATACATCGGGCTCAACTGGACAACCAAAAGGCGTTGTCATCACCCATCGTGCGGCAGGCAACACGATTAACGATATGAACGAACGCTTTAATGTCGGACCTGATGACACCTTGTTGGGACTTGCTCAACTCAGTTTCGATTTGTCCGTTTATGACATATTCGGTATTTTGTCTGCCGGAGGCACACTTGTTTTCCCAGCTGTGGATCGACTAACTGATCCGTCACATTGGGCAGAGCTGATGACTAAATATGAAGTTACGATTTGGAACACGGTTCCGGCTCTGATGCAGATGCTGCTCGCTTACTTGAATGTGGAGCAGCATGTAAGCTTGCCGAAGTTCCGGCTCGCATGGCTATCCGGAGATTGGATACCTTTAACTTTGCCGGATACGTTGATTCAACGTGTGCCTTCCGTGCAAGTTATTAGTCTTGGCGGTGCTACCGAAGCGTCAATCTGGTCTATTTTCCATACTTACAAAGGGTTACAGCCAGATTGGAGCAATATACCGTATGGACGACCGCTTGCGAATCAGGGTTTCCGTATTTTAGATGCTAGCATGCGTGATTGTGCGGTGTGGGTGACAGGTGAGCTTTATATTACGGGCGATGGTCTCGCTCAAGGTTATTTCGGGGATGAAGAAACGACAGAAGCGCGCTTTTTTGTGCATCCTGTGGATGGGCAACGGCTTTACCGGACGGGGGATATGGGAAGATATACGCCCGGAGGTGAAATTGAATTTATCGGTCGTGAAGACAATCAAGTCAAAATCAAGGGACACAGAATCGAACTGGGCGAAATTGAATCTGCGCTGCAAAAACATCCGGCGATTGCTACAGCAGCCGTAGTCGTGGATGGAACAGGCGATGATAAATCGTTGTTAGGTGTCGTCGAGACCATTCGGATTAAAGAACGCCGGCGCGATCAAGAGCAGGCGGAGTTAGATCAGATGACAAGCGGCATAGATGAACTGTTTGTTCGGGCTGCGGACGGGCAGGAAGCCGAATCTACGCTGAAGGCGCTACATCAGTCCGTCATTACATTGTTACAACGGATTGCCAAGAACAATGTGGGCCGAACGTTGCGCATGTTACAACTCGGAACCGCATCCGCAATAAGCGTGGAGAAAGTAGCTGCAGGGCTGGAGGGTTGCGAGGTGGATTACTGGTGTACGGAACGTACCTCTGATCTAGTGAGCCAAGCGAAGGAAACAACTCAATGGGAAGCATCTTCAAAAGTGCGTTTCTGTGTCTTTAACGTCGAAGAGGATTATCGCGCTCAAGGCATTGCACCGAATAGCTTTGATGTTGTGATTGCTGATTTTGCGTTAGGTGGAGTACGCGATATTTCAAGGGCAGAAAGCAGCCTGACAGAACTTATTTGTGCGGGTGGGTGGATGGCTCTTACAGAAATTACAGATGACCATTCGACGTTGTCCGAGTGGCAGACGTTTCGATCGCCAGAAGCGACTAACGAGGTGTGGAAATATTTTTGCCCCGCGCAAGGTGTGCAGCTGTTCATGAAGAGGGTGAAGCTGGACAGAAGGCACGTATATGTGCCTGAGCTGGTTCATTTTCTTTCTCATTATATGCCCGCTCATATGATGACTTCCAATATCCAGATCGTTGATGCACTGCCGTTAACAAGCAATGGGAAAATTAACAGGCGAGAGCTGGTGAAATGGAAAATCCAAGCTTTAACAGGCGATGTAGATGCGCAAACGGAAAGCTTGCCTCAGGACGATCTGGAACAACTCGTGTCTCAATTGTGGGCGGAAGCGCTAGGGATGCCGACTATTCGGACAACCGACAATTTTTATCATCATGGGGCTGACTCACTCATCATGGCTCAAGTTGCTGGAAAGCTACGTGAACGGCTTGCCAGCGAGCCCATTCGGATCGACATTCCGTTTGATGCGCTGCTTAGGCAGATGCTCAATTATCCGACTGTTGCTGCGCTCGCCCAATTTGTCCGTTTGCAAACGAAGAAGACCGATCTTACTTGCAATGAGCTAGTACCTACACGACAGACAAAAAGCTCAAGTAATGCGGTGCTCACTACGTATGGTGGTGGCGACAAGGGACTGCTGCGGGTTGTTTTTCATGCGGGTCTTGGTACGATGAACTGTTTCCAGTTGCTGCTTTCACATCTGAATGAACAACAACGTGGTCCTGTTGTCGGAATTACTGTTGAAGATATTGATTTGTATTGTGCGTTGGATCATGCCGGGCTGATTGAGCATTTGGCTGATGATTACGCGGCACGCTTACTGGATACGGGACATCGGAAAATGCAACTCATCGGTTACTGTTTAGGTGGATTAATAGCTGTTGAAGTGGCTAGGCGGTTGCTTGAGAAAGGCATACAGGTAGAAGATCTGGTGCTCATTGATAGCCATCCGGTTCTTTATCATATCGAAGACGATTTAGTCATTGAAACCTTATTTGTACCGAATTTAAATATCTCGCTTGAACAAGCAGGTTTCAGTGGTGTAGATGCAGCTAATTTCGAACGCGGTTTGCTGCACATGTTTGAATCGAACAATAAAAGCGTGCCGGACGGAGCTACGCTGACGATTGAGGGAGATCCAGGTCTGGATCAAGTCGGAAATTTATTCAGAAATTTGTCCGCCCTTACAACGAGAGAACGGTTTACGGCTTATACCGATGCGGTCGCTACATTTAATGGAAATACGATGCCAGTTGAAATGGCAGAGGGTTTATTTAAGGTGTATCGCCAGAGTCTGAAGTCCGCTTGTTTTACGCCACAGCCGTATGTGGGGGATATTCGCTTCCTTCTCGCACAAGAAGCGTTTACGTTATTGCCAGGCACGAATGACATGACGCTGCAATATTGGGGAGACGTTTGCCTCGGGCAGTTTACCGTGCAAGAAATCGCGGGAAATCATTTTACTTGTATAGAGAGCGAACAAAATGCGAGTGATCTGGCCAAGGTTATTGAACAAGTGCTAGTGTAA